In the Kribbella sp. NBC_00482 genome, one interval contains:
- a CDS encoding Gfo/Idh/MocA family protein, which produces MQTVPSSRSSAPVRAVLVGAGHRGVLYSRYAQVAPDELAITAIVEPDPTRRERWGAEFGIPQAARYSSLTDLPDAGAVAEVAIDATMDQDHVPTAIHLLAAGYDVLLEKPIAQSAPELMALAEAQRASGRTLMICHVLRYAPFYSEAKRRIVAGEIGEPLSIEMAEHVSYDHMSMAFVRGRWGNSEQSGSSMLLAKCCHDLDLMTWLCNAAAPARVASSGSRGMFVPERAPHGAGTRCLSDCSIEATCSYSAQRLYVDLKKWPEYIWEQAEHLSPDLDLDQKLESLRTDNRYGRCVWHADNDVLDRQTVSVEFADGVIGSFALATNTPASSRTLHVVGTTGEISGALEDGTLRVRRIRTDGAASFDEEIIATSVTNDMHGGGDHRLVEDFVRVVRGEPASVSSTQLADSVNGHLLVFAAERARQQHRWVELAELQPVV; this is translated from the coding sequence ATGCAGACAGTCCCGTCGTCCCGTTCCTCCGCGCCGGTGCGCGCCGTGCTCGTCGGCGCCGGACATCGCGGGGTGCTCTACTCGCGCTACGCACAGGTCGCGCCCGACGAGTTGGCGATCACCGCGATCGTCGAGCCTGATCCGACGCGTCGCGAGCGGTGGGGTGCCGAGTTCGGGATCCCCCAGGCAGCCCGGTATTCGTCCCTGACCGACCTTCCGGACGCGGGCGCGGTCGCAGAGGTGGCGATCGACGCCACGATGGACCAGGACCATGTGCCCACCGCCATCCACCTGCTGGCCGCCGGGTACGACGTGTTGTTGGAGAAGCCGATCGCGCAGAGCGCGCCGGAGCTCATGGCCTTGGCGGAGGCGCAGCGGGCGTCCGGGCGGACCTTGATGATCTGCCACGTGCTGCGCTACGCACCGTTCTACAGCGAAGCCAAGCGCCGCATCGTCGCCGGCGAGATCGGCGAGCCCTTGAGCATCGAGATGGCCGAGCACGTCAGCTACGACCACATGTCGATGGCGTTCGTGCGTGGTCGCTGGGGCAACTCCGAGCAGTCGGGTTCGTCGATGCTCCTGGCCAAGTGCTGCCACGACCTGGATCTGATGACCTGGCTGTGCAACGCCGCGGCCCCGGCCCGCGTCGCCAGCTCGGGATCCCGCGGCATGTTCGTACCCGAGCGGGCGCCGCACGGCGCAGGGACGCGGTGCCTGTCCGACTGCTCGATCGAGGCGACGTGCTCGTACTCGGCTCAGCGGCTGTACGTCGACCTGAAGAAGTGGCCGGAGTACATCTGGGAGCAGGCCGAGCACCTGAGCCCTGACCTCGACCTGGACCAGAAGCTCGAGTCGTTGCGTACCGACAACCGCTACGGCCGGTGCGTGTGGCATGCCGACAACGACGTACTCGATCGTCAGACCGTGAGTGTCGAGTTCGCCGACGGGGTCATCGGGTCGTTCGCGTTGGCGACCAACACACCGGCGTCGAGCCGCACGCTCCACGTCGTCGGGACCACGGGTGAGATCTCCGGTGCGCTGGAGGATGGGACGCTTCGGGTACGCCGTATTCGCACCGACGGAGCTGCTTCGTTCGACGAGGAGATCATCGCCACGTCGGTGACCAACGACATGCACGGTGGCGGTGATCATCGGCTCGTCGAGGACTTCGTCCGAGTCGTACGCGGTGAGCCGGCCAGCGTGTCGAGCACCCAGCTCGCCGACTCGGTCAACGGCCACCTGCTGGTCTTCGCCGCCGAACGCGCCCGGCAGCAGCACCGCTGGGTCGAGCTCGCCGAGCTGCAGCCCGTGGTCTGA
- a CDS encoding arylsulfatase, giving the protein MPSTRPNIVLIMVDDMGYSDLGCYGGEIDTPNLDALAAGGVRMSQFYNTARCSPARASLLTGLHPHQTGIGVLVEDDRPLGYPGTINDRCATMAEVLGAAGYTTAIRGKWHLTGSLHAPDGHWPTQRGFDSFWGIIAGAASYYDPATLTCGTEPVGELPEDFYLTEELGRRAAAFVTEHSQASTDPFFLYLPFNAPHWPLHAPPDAVARTRGRYHEGWDVLRQRRYQRQVESGLIDGSWPLSERDAEVVPWAGTADTDWQEQRMEVYAAQIELMDAAVGTLVEALTRTGQLDDTVIMFLSDNGGCAEEIPTGWVDELSRRPIHTPARTRDGRRVRRGNDTTVTPGGPETFASYGKPWANLSNTPFREYKHWVHEGGIATPMIVHWPGGGLRRGTDHDPHQLPDVLATVLEITGAGYPRDVLPLEGLSMLDSWRGTPTPEHPLYFEHEGNAAIRIGWWKLVRKYPGDWELYDLASDRTELTDLRAFHPDRVLAMSAQWQEWADRCDVLPREQVLRATGEGFGHVSDVQLSSRRS; this is encoded by the coding sequence GTGCCGAGCACCCGCCCCAACATCGTGTTGATCATGGTCGACGACATGGGCTACTCAGACCTTGGGTGCTACGGCGGTGAGATCGACACTCCCAACCTGGATGCGCTGGCGGCCGGTGGTGTTCGGATGTCGCAGTTCTACAACACCGCGCGCTGTTCTCCCGCCCGCGCCTCACTGCTCACCGGACTGCATCCGCATCAGACCGGCATCGGCGTACTGGTCGAAGACGACAGACCGCTGGGCTACCCGGGCACGATCAACGACCGGTGCGCCACGATGGCGGAGGTACTGGGCGCGGCCGGATACACAACGGCCATCCGCGGCAAGTGGCACCTCACCGGGAGCCTGCACGCGCCGGACGGGCATTGGCCGACCCAGCGCGGTTTCGACTCCTTCTGGGGGATCATCGCCGGCGCAGCCAGCTACTACGATCCGGCGACGCTGACCTGCGGCACTGAGCCTGTCGGGGAGCTTCCCGAGGACTTCTACCTGACCGAGGAGCTCGGCCGGCGCGCTGCCGCGTTCGTCACCGAGCACTCGCAGGCCAGCACCGATCCGTTCTTCCTCTACCTGCCGTTCAACGCGCCGCACTGGCCGTTGCACGCGCCGCCGGACGCGGTCGCTCGCACCCGCGGCCGGTACCACGAGGGCTGGGACGTGCTGCGGCAGCGGCGATACCAGCGACAAGTCGAGTCCGGGTTGATCGACGGCAGTTGGCCGCTCAGCGAGCGAGACGCCGAGGTCGTGCCGTGGGCGGGGACCGCCGACACGGACTGGCAGGAGCAGCGGATGGAGGTGTACGCCGCACAGATCGAGCTGATGGATGCCGCGGTCGGCACCCTGGTCGAGGCACTGACCCGGACCGGTCAGCTGGACGACACCGTGATCATGTTCTTGTCCGACAACGGTGGCTGCGCGGAGGAGATCCCGACCGGCTGGGTGGATGAGCTGTCACGTCGCCCCATCCACACCCCTGCCCGGACGCGAGACGGACGGCGCGTACGGCGTGGCAACGACACCACTGTCACACCGGGCGGCCCTGAGACGTTCGCGTCGTACGGCAAGCCGTGGGCGAACCTGTCCAACACTCCGTTCCGGGAGTACAAGCACTGGGTGCACGAGGGCGGCATCGCGACTCCGATGATCGTGCACTGGCCCGGTGGCGGGCTGCGCCGCGGTACCGATCATGATCCGCATCAGCTGCCCGACGTGCTGGCGACCGTACTGGAGATCACCGGGGCCGGCTATCCCCGCGATGTGCTGCCGCTAGAGGGTCTGAGCATGCTGGACTCGTGGCGCGGTACGCCGACACCGGAGCATCCGCTGTACTTCGAGCACGAGGGGAACGCCGCCATCCGAATCGGCTGGTGGAAACTCGTCCGTAAGTACCCCGGGGACTGGGAACTGTACGACCTGGCCTCGGACCGCACCGAGCTGACGGATCTGCGTGCGTTCCATCCCGATCGGGTACTGGCGATGTCGGCACAGTGGCAGGAGTGGGCCGACCGCTGCGATGTGCTGCCCCGCGAGCAGGTGCTCCGGGCGACCGGCGAAGGTTTCGGCCACGTCAGCGACGTACAGCTTTCCAGCCGGCGGAGTTAG
- a CDS encoding DUF2231 domain-containing protein: MASRSLPRRAVRAVGESSLSERVARAQEFAYAPLIDWVRRTPLHTDVLGHSIHPSLTNVTAGCWLGTTLLDLAGGSESRRGAALLAGFGVLASVPTAIAGAADWADLSGSDRRIGAIHALGADTAIVLFTGSLVARLRGKHRTGTKLALAGNLVIAGAGFLGGHLALNRGTARRDSFAESN, from the coding sequence GTGGCGTCGAGATCGTTGCCGCGGCGTGCGGTTCGCGCGGTGGGTGAAAGCTCGCTCTCTGAGCGCGTGGCGCGCGCTCAGGAGTTCGCTTATGCGCCGTTGATCGACTGGGTACGGCGCACTCCGCTGCACACCGACGTACTAGGTCACTCGATCCATCCGTCGCTGACCAACGTGACCGCCGGCTGCTGGCTCGGCACGACCCTTCTCGACCTCGCCGGTGGATCCGAATCGCGTCGCGGGGCGGCGCTCCTCGCCGGGTTCGGAGTACTGGCGTCCGTGCCGACGGCCATCGCAGGCGCCGCCGACTGGGCGGATCTCTCAGGCTCCGACCGCCGGATCGGAGCGATCCACGCACTCGGCGCGGACACCGCGATCGTCCTCTTCACCGGCTCACTCGTCGCACGTCTCCGCGGCAAGCACCGGACCGGCACGAAGCTCGCCCTGGCCGGAAACCTCGTCATAGCAGGCGCGGGCTTCCTCGGCGGACACCTAGCTCTGAACCGCGGAACCGCCCGCCGAGACTCCTTTGCCGAGAGCAACTAA
- a CDS encoding BTAD domain-containing putative transcriptional regulator — protein sequence MLFRVLGPVEIDGTDATSYIRADKPRALLALLLVKANTWVAVGEIIDTVWAGKTPPVSAERNIGTYIWQLRRALPPLGADGQRIESRSKAYRIRVDAGELDSDRLKALLAAGDEALASGDATTAVKQLESAQSLWRGTPYEGLVTDGHQPEVVRLAELHWSVRERLADALIGTSRFADAIALCKSLTTEDPLRETNWVRLLVAYRDAGRRADALATYQKARTALVDELGTEPGPELRGLQQQLLADVPEEPKPEAVKPEAPGPDAYVRTVLDAAGALNGQHAAAAHHWFTTRHVEFTTAISQLLAANEVSNAWLLTTAVHQFIETGGDVPGWPPLVAEVAAATSAAKDWYGELITRNILGIAQTRCGRVHDARAEFTAALAIASVHGDRDAEGTVLVNLALAEASAGARQQAAEYLRRALRLLPESPTAGEARAALAELGEPEDPARSTVAS from the coding sequence GTGTTGTTCCGGGTGCTGGGGCCGGTGGAGATCGATGGCACCGATGCGACCAGCTATATCCGTGCCGACAAGCCCCGCGCGCTGCTCGCGCTGCTGTTGGTGAAGGCGAACACGTGGGTCGCTGTAGGCGAGATCATCGACACGGTCTGGGCCGGTAAGACCCCTCCGGTGTCGGCAGAGCGCAACATCGGCACATACATCTGGCAGCTCCGTAGAGCCCTCCCACCGCTCGGTGCGGACGGCCAGCGGATCGAGAGCCGCTCCAAGGCGTACCGGATCCGGGTGGACGCCGGTGAGCTGGACTCCGACCGGCTGAAGGCGCTGCTGGCGGCAGGTGATGAGGCCCTGGCCTCGGGCGACGCGACGACAGCGGTCAAGCAGCTGGAGTCGGCACAATCGCTCTGGCGAGGTACGCCGTACGAGGGGCTCGTCACTGACGGGCACCAGCCGGAGGTGGTGCGGCTGGCCGAGCTGCACTGGTCGGTCCGGGAGCGGCTGGCGGATGCGTTGATCGGTACGTCGCGCTTCGCCGACGCGATCGCGCTGTGCAAGAGCCTGACGACCGAGGACCCGCTGCGGGAGACGAACTGGGTGCGGCTGCTCGTGGCGTACCGGGACGCGGGACGGCGTGCTGACGCGCTCGCGACGTACCAGAAGGCCCGGACCGCGCTCGTGGACGAGCTGGGCACCGAGCCGGGGCCGGAGCTCCGTGGGTTGCAGCAGCAGTTGTTGGCCGACGTACCGGAGGAGCCGAAGCCTGAGGCGGTCAAGCCGGAGGCACCCGGACCTGATGCGTACGTGCGGACCGTGCTGGATGCTGCCGGTGCGCTGAACGGACAGCACGCGGCTGCGGCCCACCACTGGTTCACCACGCGGCATGTCGAGTTCACCACTGCCATCAGCCAACTGCTGGCGGCGAACGAGGTGTCCAACGCGTGGCTGCTGACCACAGCGGTACACCAGTTCATCGAGACCGGTGGTGACGTGCCGGGTTGGCCTCCGCTGGTTGCTGAGGTCGCCGCGGCGACCAGTGCCGCCAAGGACTGGTACGGCGAGCTCATCACCCGCAACATCCTCGGGATCGCGCAGACGCGGTGCGGTCGGGTCCACGACGCACGTGCTGAGTTCACCGCCGCGCTGGCGATCGCGTCGGTGCACGGCGACCGGGATGCCGAAGGCACTGTGCTGGTCAACCTGGCCCTGGCCGAGGCGAGCGCCGGTGCGCGTCAGCAGGCAGCGGAGTACCTGCGCCGAGCGCTGCGACTGCTGCCTGAGTCGCCGACCGCAGGCGAGGCCCGTGCGGCTCTCGCCGAGCTGGGTGAACCAGAGGACCCCGCGCGGTCGACAGTCGCCTCGTGA
- a CDS encoding fibronectin type III domain-containing protein encodes MTRIARAIRRPVAWWTVAALILGTFVGLSALGRGAPAVAFQQAGHWVYNATVGAVFRVDGGGKSVDAEVRGVQTEAGSQVVQGSTNGYVVRADGVIVFGKSDLTVKSTVRIGISEEPIGIEAQGGPYLVYRQHGQIVRLGDQQQTITVGSVVTSAIATADGALWLRNAEQFCQLAPGSTTLACQLPSQAGDAGALLSVAGKPAFANLSKRTLTPLTGETAGRAVPMDVTGSLPTTSVVAQSDVNGRIPILAGQRLLLVDAAGAKKAESINLPPGRYDAVAATGAAVAVLDTDKRVVRTFAPDGKPLHTHELSKKKGDHKGGPRVTAGQDGRIYIDDETGEVVTVVDGDGTVSEVDVDGGNKPVSPSATQKPTPSPSTPTPSSTPTSTPTSTPPSTPPTRKPILPPIQVTVGPEKPRRTETVEPTERKPGKTETTRPTTPPPIKPTAKPTSKPTSKPTSPPPARPGAPGSVAAKPGDGKATVSWSAARANGAAITGYKVSFRTAPGTYVVGLPASGSITVAGSTRSHSFSELLSFGEYIFTVSATNRVGTGPAVDSKVTQMSGGKAEPPSAPTKVGVATKADGSVTVSWTAPSTSDYTISGYTVLGSDGSKTQAQTYQSSISLKPALGKGVSYRVTATNSAGTSPRSAATRTVYPYSPAAAPKVTATPGTGSVSLKWTAPNLNGGQLVHYVVSATGQQDRTVTTTSTRYTGLSALQLTFTVKAITRERNNSSSPTATGAAGSTTAAPASAAPALPPASASAARVRRTSRRRKDAQW; translated from the coding sequence ATGACCCGTATTGCTCGCGCGATCCGTCGGCCCGTTGCGTGGTGGACGGTCGCGGCCCTGATCCTCGGGACGTTCGTCGGCCTGTCCGCGCTGGGTCGCGGCGCCCCCGCGGTCGCCTTCCAGCAGGCCGGTCACTGGGTCTACAACGCGACGGTCGGCGCGGTCTTCCGGGTCGACGGCGGCGGCAAGAGCGTCGACGCCGAGGTCCGCGGCGTCCAGACCGAGGCCGGCAGCCAGGTCGTCCAGGGCAGCACCAACGGGTACGTCGTCCGCGCGGACGGCGTGATCGTGTTCGGCAAGTCCGACCTGACTGTGAAGAGCACGGTCCGGATCGGGATCTCGGAGGAACCGATCGGTATCGAGGCGCAGGGCGGCCCGTACCTGGTCTACCGGCAGCACGGTCAGATCGTCCGGCTCGGTGACCAGCAGCAGACGATCACCGTGGGCAGTGTGGTGACCAGCGCGATCGCTACCGCCGATGGTGCGCTGTGGCTGCGCAACGCCGAGCAGTTCTGCCAGCTGGCGCCGGGCTCGACCACGCTGGCGTGTCAGCTGCCTTCACAGGCCGGCGATGCCGGTGCGCTGCTGAGCGTGGCCGGCAAGCCTGCGTTCGCCAACCTGTCCAAGCGGACCCTGACCCCGCTGACCGGTGAAACGGCCGGCCGTGCGGTGCCGATGGACGTCACCGGGTCGTTGCCGACCACCTCCGTCGTAGCTCAGTCGGACGTCAACGGACGCATCCCGATCCTCGCTGGTCAGCGGCTGCTACTGGTCGACGCTGCTGGTGCCAAGAAGGCCGAGAGCATCAACCTGCCCCCGGGGCGGTACGACGCTGTTGCTGCGACCGGTGCTGCTGTCGCGGTACTGGACACCGACAAGCGGGTCGTTCGGACGTTCGCACCTGACGGCAAGCCGCTGCACACCCATGAGCTCAGCAAGAAGAAGGGCGACCACAAGGGCGGGCCGCGGGTGACCGCCGGGCAGGACGGCCGGATCTACATCGACGACGAGACCGGTGAGGTCGTGACCGTGGTCGACGGCGACGGGACCGTGAGCGAGGTGGACGTCGACGGCGGCAACAAGCCGGTGTCGCCCTCGGCCACCCAGAAGCCGACCCCGAGCCCGAGCACTCCGACCCCCAGCAGTACGCCGACGTCGACGCCGACCTCCACACCGCCGTCCACGCCGCCGACCCGTAAGCCGATCCTGCCGCCGATCCAGGTGACTGTCGGCCCGGAGAAGCCTCGCCGTACCGAGACCGTGGAGCCCACGGAGCGCAAGCCCGGGAAGACCGAGACGACCAGGCCGACCACGCCGCCGCCGATCAAGCCGACGGCGAAACCGACCAGCAAACCGACGTCGAAGCCGACCTCACCGCCGCCGGCCAGGCCGGGTGCGCCCGGATCGGTCGCTGCCAAGCCAGGTGACGGCAAGGCGACCGTCAGTTGGTCGGCGGCGCGAGCGAACGGAGCTGCGATCACCGGCTACAAGGTGAGCTTCCGGACCGCGCCAGGGACCTACGTGGTCGGCCTCCCAGCCTCGGGGTCGATCACCGTCGCCGGCAGCACCCGCAGCCACAGCTTCAGCGAACTGCTGAGCTTCGGCGAATACATCTTCACGGTGTCCGCGACCAACCGTGTCGGGACCGGACCGGCCGTGGACTCGAAGGTGACTCAGATGAGCGGCGGGAAAGCCGAGCCGCCGAGCGCGCCGACCAAGGTCGGTGTAGCTACCAAGGCAGACGGCTCTGTCACCGTGTCCTGGACCGCACCGAGCACCTCCGACTACACGATTTCCGGATACACAGTGCTCGGATCGGACGGGTCGAAGACACAGGCGCAGACGTACCAGAGCTCAATTTCGCTGAAGCCGGCGTTGGGCAAAGGCGTGAGCTACAGGGTGACGGCCACGAACAGTGCGGGCACCTCACCGCGCTCTGCGGCGACGCGCACCGTCTACCCGTACTCACCGGCCGCAGCGCCGAAGGTGACCGCCACTCCGGGCACGGGCTCGGTGTCGCTCAAGTGGACCGCACCGAACCTCAACGGCGGCCAACTGGTGCACTACGTCGTCTCTGCTACCGGTCAGCAGGACCGGACGGTGACAACGACCAGCACTCGCTACACCGGTCTCTCCGCTCTTCAGCTGACCTTCACGGTCAAGGCGATCACACGGGAGCGCAACAACAGCAGCAGCCCGACCGCTACCGGTGCAGCCGGCTCCACCACGGCTGCTCCGGCATCCGCGGCGCCGGCCCTGCCACCGGCGAGTGCGTCGGCCGCACGAGTACGACGTACCTCGCGTCGACGGAAGGATGCGCAGTGGTGA
- a CDS encoding AAA family ATPase yields the protein MREAGHGMEPQQAYELISANIQRVIRGKPQVVRLAIATLFAGGHLLIEDLPGLGKTSLARSLARSIGGRWSRIQFTPDLLPGDITGVVVYDQGKGKFVFHPGGVFANVVLADEVNRGTPKTQSALLEVMAERQVTVDADTRRVPDPFMVLATQNPIEMEGTYQLPEAQLDRFLLRIEIGYPDLDAEVEVVALDGAGPTPDDLEPVIDPDTLRGVIAAVRSVYVDEAVMAYAVRLAAATRLHSAVRYGASPRGSIALIRAARAIAATDGRSFVTPDDVKSIAHPVLAHRLVLTADAALARRTPESVVDDVLEDTPAPGNPVRRDLKRALGVVS from the coding sequence ATGCGGGAGGCGGGGCACGGTATGGAGCCGCAGCAGGCGTACGAGCTGATTTCCGCGAACATCCAGCGGGTGATCCGCGGCAAGCCGCAGGTGGTCCGGCTGGCGATCGCGACGCTGTTCGCCGGCGGGCACCTGCTGATCGAGGACCTGCCCGGGCTGGGGAAGACCAGTCTGGCTCGCAGTCTCGCGCGCAGCATCGGCGGCCGCTGGAGCCGCATCCAGTTCACCCCGGACCTGCTGCCCGGCGACATCACCGGCGTCGTCGTGTACGACCAGGGCAAGGGCAAGTTCGTGTTCCACCCCGGTGGCGTCTTCGCGAACGTCGTACTCGCCGACGAGGTCAACCGCGGTACGCCGAAGACGCAGTCCGCCCTGCTCGAGGTCATGGCCGAGCGGCAGGTCACTGTCGACGCCGACACCCGTCGCGTACCGGACCCATTCATGGTGCTGGCCACGCAGAACCCGATCGAGATGGAAGGCACGTACCAGCTGCCGGAGGCGCAGCTGGACCGCTTCCTGCTGCGGATCGAGATCGGTTACCCGGACCTGGACGCCGAGGTCGAGGTGGTCGCGCTGGACGGCGCGGGACCGACACCGGACGACCTGGAGCCGGTGATCGACCCGGACACGCTCCGCGGCGTCATCGCGGCCGTCAGGTCGGTGTACGTCGACGAGGCGGTGATGGCCTACGCAGTACGTCTCGCCGCGGCGACCCGGCTCCACAGTGCGGTCCGGTACGGCGCCAGCCCGCGCGGCAGCATCGCCCTCATCCGCGCGGCCCGTGCGATCGCCGCGACCGACGGGCGGTCGTTCGTGACACCGGACGACGTGAAGAGCATCGCGCATCCCGTACTGGCGCACCGCTTGGTGCTGACCGCGGACGCCGCACTGGCCCGTCGTACGCCGGAGAGCGTTGTGGACGACGTACTCGAAGACACCCCAGCACCTGGCAATCCGGTACGGCGCGACCTCAAGCGGGCTCTTGGCGTCGTGTCATGA
- a CDS encoding DUF58 domain-containing protein, protein MRTRLTTRAWGVMVGSIALLVAGQLLGYPVLRVLAGAGLAALLISVLTVVRRPKVTVERVLYPDRVECGQPALARLMVRNESTRRQPAFVAADTAGAHQSEVAVTALAPNGVATYHYELPTARRGPLPVGPLLLRRSDPFGLVSCQVSIGSTATLLVHPKRYAARTATGIRQRHHFVGPVSAGPLRGSIDLRRLREYVPGDEVRHVHWKASARAGRLMVREYVDPDQPRLQVLLDTRTTALTADQFDTAVSVAASILVVAAQSGQRLRLTTPCGTDHDVQSVSDLLDELARVEQATTNTNLLESLPVARDGGALVVLTGDTAGLAEVPNLRSRYRPVVCIDLTHNEPALHTGAGVHVIHADAAQNAVDAWNAVPA, encoded by the coding sequence ATGAGGACCAGGCTCACGACGCGAGCCTGGGGAGTGATGGTCGGCTCGATCGCCTTGCTGGTGGCGGGTCAGCTGCTCGGCTACCCCGTGCTGCGAGTGCTGGCCGGAGCAGGTCTTGCTGCGTTGCTCATCAGCGTGTTGACCGTCGTACGTCGTCCGAAGGTGACTGTGGAGCGCGTGCTGTACCCGGACCGCGTCGAGTGCGGTCAGCCTGCGTTGGCGCGGCTGATGGTGCGCAACGAGTCCACGCGGCGACAGCCGGCGTTCGTTGCCGCGGACACCGCTGGTGCGCACCAGTCCGAGGTTGCGGTCACAGCACTGGCGCCCAACGGCGTTGCGACGTACCACTACGAGCTGCCGACCGCTCGTCGTGGACCACTGCCCGTCGGGCCGTTGCTGCTGCGCCGCTCGGACCCGTTCGGCCTCGTGTCCTGTCAGGTCTCGATCGGTAGCACAGCAACGCTTCTCGTCCACCCGAAGCGGTACGCCGCTCGTACGGCGACTGGTATCCGGCAGCGGCATCACTTCGTCGGGCCGGTGTCTGCTGGTCCGCTGCGCGGTTCGATCGACCTGCGTCGGCTGCGCGAGTACGTGCCCGGTGACGAGGTCCGTCACGTGCACTGGAAGGCGTCCGCGCGGGCAGGTCGGCTGATGGTCCGTGAGTACGTCGACCCGGACCAGCCGCGACTGCAGGTGTTGCTGGACACGCGTACGACAGCACTGACCGCGGACCAGTTCGACACTGCTGTTTCGGTCGCGGCGTCGATCCTGGTGGTTGCTGCACAGTCCGGTCAGCGGCTGCGGCTCACCACGCCCTGCGGCACGGACCACGACGTACAGTCCGTCAGCGATCTGCTCGACGAGCTCGCCAGGGTCGAGCAGGCGACGACCAACACCAACCTGCTCGAGTCATTGCCGGTTGCACGTGACGGCGGCGCACTGGTCGTGCTGACCGGGGACACCGCGGGTTTGGCCGAGGTTCCGAACCTCAGGTCGAGGTACCGCCCGGTGGTGTGCATCGACCTGACCCACAACGAGCCGGCGCTGCATACCGGCGCAGGAGTCCACGTCATCCACGCAGACGCAGCCCAGAACGCCGTCGACGCCTGGAACGCCGTACCCGCATGA